A DNA window from Turicibacter sp. TJ11 contains the following coding sequences:
- a CDS encoding IS1182 family transposase, translated as MRNQENIHQDYTTYSAGYQLSLTMDIQVYIPPHDPVRLLNQLLEGLDDKKLLGTYSDKGRNSVVPPVIMFKILIYAYMNRSFSSREIQRLCQRDIHFIWLLNGYPAPSHHTINRFRKHHLSDGVMEDLFDQFIECLHTLDEIHFKNLFIDGTKVEANANRYSFIWLKSVTKNEAKLQVKIEKLLQQVNDSYLTSYSFDVKNPLPVLEACLLNLKEKVIEQSLEFVYGKGKRKTELQRQIETLEAFIEKQIIYLDYQKMIGSTRSSCSKTDPDATFMRMKEDHMKNGQLKPGYNVQIGVEAEYIVGVGVFQSANDVPTLIPFLDSLKGRLSRTFKQIIADAGYESEENYAYLKENHQKGFIKPLNYETSKTRKYKAQLGKRENMTYDELNDTYTCANGRTLKPIEVKIRESQTGYRKEVTIYECETCQDCPLRLKCTKAKEGNSKRLEVSKKMLSLRTESLKNIQSEEGILLRKNRSIQVEGAFGVLKQDYGFRKFLTRGKIQVTVELLLLCFGYNVQKLHNKIQSHRCGQQLHPGKVA; from the coding sequence ATGCGTAATCAAGAAAATATACATCAAGATTATACAACTTATTCAGCTGGATATCAACTCTCTTTAACGATGGATATTCAAGTTTATATTCCACCTCATGATCCTGTACGTTTGCTTAATCAATTATTGGAGGGATTAGATGATAAAAAATTATTAGGCACTTACTCTGATAAAGGGAGAAATTCTGTCGTACCACCGGTGATCATGTTTAAGATTTTAATTTACGCGTACATGAATCGCTCTTTTTCTTCACGAGAAATTCAGCGACTTTGTCAACGGGATATTCATTTCATCTGGTTATTAAATGGATATCCAGCGCCTAGCCATCATACGATTAATCGATTTAGAAAACATCATTTAAGCGATGGTGTCATGGAAGATTTATTTGATCAATTCATTGAGTGTCTTCACACCTTAGATGAAATTCATTTTAAGAACCTATTTATTGATGGAACAAAAGTTGAAGCCAATGCCAATCGCTATTCGTTTATTTGGTTAAAATCAGTGACTAAAAATGAAGCGAAGCTCCAGGTCAAAATAGAAAAACTCCTTCAACAAGTGAATGACAGCTATCTCACTTCCTATTCATTTGATGTTAAGAATCCATTACCTGTGTTAGAGGCTTGTTTATTGAATTTAAAAGAAAAAGTCATCGAACAATCTCTTGAATTTGTTTATGGGAAAGGGAAGCGAAAAACAGAGCTTCAACGTCAGATTGAAACACTTGAAGCATTCATAGAGAAACAAATCATTTACTTGGACTATCAAAAAATGATCGGTTCAACCCGCTCAAGTTGTTCAAAAACAGATCCGGATGCCACCTTCATGCGAATGAAAGAAGATCACATGAAAAATGGGCAACTCAAACCTGGGTATAATGTCCAGATTGGAGTTGAGGCCGAGTATATCGTAGGTGTGGGCGTTTTTCAGTCAGCTAACGATGTCCCCACACTCATTCCATTTTTAGATTCCCTGAAAGGTCGGCTTTCCAGAACGTTTAAACAAATCATTGCGGATGCTGGATATGAAAGTGAAGAAAATTATGCTTATTTGAAGGAAAACCATCAAAAAGGTTTCATTAAGCCCCTCAACTATGAAACCTCAAAAACAAGAAAATATAAAGCTCAACTGGGGAAACGAGAAAACATGACGTACGATGAACTCAACGATACCTATACGTGCGCAAATGGCAGAACGTTAAAACCGATCGAAGTTAAAATTCGAGAAAGTCAGACCGGTTATCGAAAAGAAGTCACGATTTATGAATGTGAAACCTGCCAAGATTGTCCTTTGCGTTTAAAATGTACAAAAGCGAAAGAAGGAAACTCAAAACGATTGGAAGTGTCTAAAAAAATGCTTTCGCTAAGAACAGAGTCCCTTAAAAATATCCAAAGTGAAGAAGGGATTCTGTTAAGAAAGAATCGTTCGATTCAAGTCGAAGGTGCTTTTGGCGTGTTAAAACAAGATTACGGCTTCAGAAAATTTTTAACCCGTGGAAAAATTCAGGTCACAGTCGAACTATTGCTTCTATGTTTTGGATATAATGTACAAAAATTACATAACAAAATTCAAAGCCATCGTTGCGGACAACAACTTCATCCAGGGAAAGTGGCTTAA
- a CDS encoding pro-sigmaK processing inhibitor BofA family protein: MKLIGWLIKRFIIGVFALYLFNIVGVYFSASVPLNYITSFITGTLGIPGFILVYVLTKIVLV, from the coding sequence ATGAAATTAATCGGATGGTTGATCAAACGTTTTATTATAGGAGTATTTGCGCTATATCTATTTAATATTGTAGGAGTTTACTTTAGTGCATCAGTTCCTCTCAATTACATTACTTCGTTTATAACAGGTACCTTAGGAATCCCAGGATTTATTTTGGTTTATGTTTTAACTAAAATAGTTTTAGTTTAA
- the recR gene encoding recombination mediator RecR, with protein sequence MQYPQPITKLIESFSKLPGIGNKTAERLAFHVISSMKEDDATTFAKALIDSKRQLFKCPICGHITDTDPCGICADQHRDRSIIAVVQDPKDVIAIERMRGFKGLYHVLNGVLSPLDGMGPEDIGIPALIERLKDENIKELILALSATLEGDATSQYIAKLLKNTDVKVTRIARGLEMGRSIEYADEVTLIRALEGRRELF encoded by the coding sequence ATGCAATATCCACAACCAATTACAAAACTAATTGAAAGTTTTAGTAAACTACCTGGAATAGGAAATAAAACAGCCGAAAGATTAGCCTTTCATGTTATCAGTTCAATGAAAGAAGATGATGCTACTACATTTGCTAAAGCATTAATTGATAGTAAACGTCAGTTGTTTAAATGCCCGATTTGCGGTCATATTACAGATACTGATCCTTGTGGTATTTGTGCCGATCAACATAGAGATCGCTCAATCATCGCTGTGGTACAAGATCCTAAAGATGTTATCGCCATTGAACGTATGAGAGGATTTAAAGGATTATATCATGTGTTAAATGGTGTTCTTTCACCGCTAGATGGAATGGGACCAGAAGATATCGGGATTCCTGCATTAATTGAACGATTAAAAGATGAAAATATAAAAGAGTTAATTCTAGCATTAAGTGCAACGCTTGAAGGAGATGCTACGTCACAGTACATTGCTAAACTTTTAAAAAATACAGATGTTAAAGTGACGCGTATTGCACGCGGATTAGAAATGGGACGTTCAATCGAATATGCCGATGAAGTCACGTTAATTCGAGCGCTAGAAGGACGTAGAGAATTATTCTAG
- a CDS encoding YbaB/EbfC family nucleoid-associated protein has product MNPMMMKKIQKMQRDMVKAQQEIEQSVFTGTAAGGMVTVEATGTKQINKININPSVVDPEDVEMLEDIILLALNDALRQVDEKTESTMGQFTKGMNIPGLF; this is encoded by the coding sequence ATGAACCCAATGATGATGAAAAAAATTCAAAAAATGCAACGTGACATGGTGAAAGCACAACAAGAGATTGAACAATCAGTATTTACAGGAACTGCAGCTGGTGGAATGGTTACAGTTGAAGCAACAGGAACAAAACAAATTAATAAAATTAATATTAATCCATCTGTTGTTGATCCAGAAGATGTTGAAATGTTAGAAGACATTATTTTATTAGCTTTAAATGACGCATTACGTCAAGTTGATGAAAAAACTGAATCAACAATGGGTCAATTTACAAAAGGGATGAACATCCCAGGATTATTCTAA
- the dnaX gene encoding DNA polymerase III subunit gamma/tau: MSYHALYRAHRPQKFSDVVGQKHIVRTIQNALKHERLSHAYLFCGPRGTGKTSIAKIIAKAVNCINYPTAEPCNECVNCTTITNGSNSDVFEIDAASNNGVDEIREIRDKVKYAPTMGRYKVYIIDEVHMLSTGAFNALLKTLEEPPKHVIFILATTEPHKIPPTIISRCQRFDFKQISTKEIYQHLIEIVKQQNLDYEEAAIQLVSELAEGGMRDALSLLDQVISYSDDKIILDDVHALSGTIASHQLLQIIKGIENLDFSNVIDLIKDMTENGKEPSRIIDGLISVYRDLLVYQKSKILKSNLLMNDPMFEELVESLKSNDVINYLFKLNKLQSELRYSNHPELMLEVGLLSLVDGNDESASHKDYETEISDLKQEVTLLKRLVKKLEQTPTVRVEEPSITKTDTQYKMNLFSEPEVVELKLPKEPERIILPEHVTKEMLTIEQILSKATKEARDRVLSKWSQISPLSMPEYKEVVALLQDGQVVAASDEGFILTYKHEPGCKRLLREDNRKVAEQIVDYLFDASYPFTVMPEAFWLEQRQSYLEQKKRGEEPRLKQYSQDIKNVINYNEESQTKDNSFVNNIVEMYGADLVNIIDE; encoded by the coding sequence ATGTCTTATCATGCATTATACCGCGCTCATCGTCCTCAAAAATTTAGTGATGTCGTAGGACAAAAACATATTGTAAGAACGATACAAAATGCTCTTAAACACGAGCGCTTATCACATGCATATTTATTCTGTGGGCCACGAGGAACAGGAAAAACGTCTATTGCAAAAATTATTGCAAAAGCTGTTAACTGTATAAATTACCCTACGGCTGAACCGTGTAATGAATGTGTAAACTGTACAACAATTACAAACGGATCCAATTCTGATGTTTTTGAAATTGACGCAGCAAGTAATAACGGCGTCGATGAAATCCGTGAAATTAGAGACAAAGTTAAATATGCTCCGACGATGGGGCGTTACAAAGTATATATTATAGATGAAGTCCATATGTTATCAACAGGTGCCTTCAATGCGCTGTTAAAAACATTAGAAGAACCGCCTAAGCATGTGATCTTTATCTTAGCTACAACAGAACCACATAAAATTCCCCCAACTATTATTTCTCGTTGTCAGCGATTTGATTTTAAACAAATATCAACTAAAGAAATTTATCAACATCTGATCGAGATTGTGAAACAACAAAATCTAGATTATGAAGAGGCGGCCATTCAACTCGTTTCAGAATTAGCTGAAGGTGGAATGCGTGATGCCTTAAGCTTACTTGATCAAGTTATTTCATATTCAGATGATAAAATCATATTAGATGATGTACATGCTTTAAGCGGGACGATTGCTAGTCATCAATTACTACAGATTATTAAAGGAATTGAGAACCTAGATTTTTCTAATGTCATTGATTTAATTAAGGATATGACAGAAAACGGAAAAGAGCCTAGTCGAATCATTGATGGACTCATTTCTGTTTATCGAGATTTACTTGTTTATCAAAAATCTAAAATTTTAAAATCAAACTTGTTAATGAATGATCCAATGTTTGAAGAGTTAGTTGAAAGTTTAAAATCAAATGATGTCATCAACTACTTATTTAAATTAAATAAATTGCAATCAGAACTTAGATATTCTAATCATCCTGAATTAATGCTTGAAGTTGGATTATTAAGCTTAGTAGATGGAAACGATGAATCAGCAAGTCATAAAGATTATGAAACAGAGATTAGCGACTTGAAACAAGAAGTGACCTTATTAAAACGACTCGTAAAAAAACTCGAACAAACACCGACAGTAAGAGTAGAAGAGCCTTCAATCACTAAAACAGACACGCAGTATAAAATGAATTTATTTAGTGAGCCAGAAGTAGTAGAGTTAAAACTACCAAAAGAACCGGAGCGTATTATCTTACCTGAACATGTAACAAAAGAAATGTTAACGATTGAACAAATCTTATCGAAGGCGACCAAAGAAGCTCGTGATCGTGTTTTAAGTAAATGGTCACAAATTAGCCCGCTTTCAATGCCAGAATATAAAGAAGTTGTTGCTTTATTACAGGATGGACAAGTGGTGGCAGCTTCAGATGAAGGATTCATTTTAACGTATAAACATGAACCTGGTTGTAAACGATTATTAAGAGAAGATAATCGTAAGGTTGCAGAACAAATTGTGGATTATTTATTTGATGCATCTTATCCGTTCACTGTAATGCCAGAAGCTTTTTGGTTAGAACAACGCCAAAGTTATCTTGAACAAAAAAAACGTGGAGAAGAACCACGCTTAAAACAATATAGTCAGGATATTAAAAATGTGATAAATTATAATGAGGAAAGCCAAACTAAGGATAATAGCTTTGTTAATAATATCGTAGAAATGTATGGAGCGGACTTAGTAAATATAATCGATGAATAG
- the phoU gene encoding phosphate signaling complex protein PhoU: MKKTKLETDYEALLQGVEKLSNLTVQSYENTLKALKTLDLEVALQIIKQDQDIDDLQEDITEEATIFIIRQQPVASDLRKILMVMRLATEYERIADYTKNLAEYIILIKQNESLEHYEKNVDKLVHMLELVIQMLKLVMEGLREEDKTKIKEAADMDKQVDEVYNELLASLITHIQVVDGKVFGTAYAILINKYIERAGDHITNIAEEILYALKGRRYHLN, translated from the coding sequence ATGAAAAAGACAAAATTAGAAACCGATTATGAAGCCTTACTTCAAGGTGTGGAAAAATTATCAAACTTAACCGTTCAGTCTTATGAAAACACATTAAAAGCATTAAAAACATTAGACTTAGAAGTTGCTTTACAAATCATTAAACAAGATCAAGACATTGATGACTTACAAGAAGATATTACGGAAGAAGCTACAATTTTTATTATTCGTCAGCAACCAGTAGCAAGTGATTTACGTAAAATTTTAATGGTCATGCGACTAGCAACTGAGTACGAACGAATTGCTGATTACACCAAAAACTTAGCTGAATATATCATCTTAATTAAACAAAATGAATCACTTGAACACTATGAGAAAAACGTTGATAAACTTGTCCACATGTTAGAACTTGTGATTCAAATGTTAAAACTTGTGATGGAAGGCTTAAGAGAAGAAGATAAAACAAAAATTAAAGAGGCGGCTGACATGGATAAGCAAGTCGATGAAGTGTATAATGAACTTCTTGCGTCTTTAATTACTCACATTCAGGTAGTTGACGGAAAAGTTTTTGGAACGGCATATGCTATCTTAATTAATAAGTACATTGAACGAGCAGGAGATCACATCACAAATATTGCAGAAGAAATCTTATATGCTCTAAAAGGACGTCGCTATCACCTAAATTAA
- the pstB gene encoding phosphate ABC transporter ATP-binding protein PstB produces the protein MQHKFNVTDLNLFYGNFQALHHINIEIPQRQVTAFIGPSGCGKSTFLRTLNRMNDLIETVKITGSVTLDGDDIYSDIDVMKLRTRVGMVFQKPNPFPMSIYDNIAYGPRCQGIKDKKKLDEIVEKSLRGAALWNEVKDRLNKSAMGLSGGQQQRLCIARAIAMEPEVILMDEPTSALDPIATQKVEELIQQLKEKYTIVIVTHSMQQAARISDKTAFFLMGELIEFDDTDKIFTNPKDKRTEDYITGRFG, from the coding sequence ATGCAACATAAATTCAACGTCACAGATTTAAATCTTTTTTATGGGAACTTCCAAGCCTTACATCACATCAATATAGAAATTCCACAGCGTCAAGTGACAGCTTTTATTGGACCATCAGGGTGTGGGAAATCAACGTTTTTACGTACATTAAATCGCATGAATGATCTAATTGAAACGGTCAAAATTACAGGAAGTGTCACATTAGATGGGGATGATATTTATTCAGACATTGATGTGATGAAATTACGTACACGTGTCGGAATGGTATTTCAAAAACCTAATCCTTTTCCGATGAGTATTTATGACAATATCGCTTACGGACCACGTTGCCAAGGAATTAAAGATAAGAAAAAATTAGATGAGATTGTGGAAAAGTCACTTCGTGGAGCGGCCTTATGGAATGAAGTCAAAGATCGTTTAAATAAATCAGCCATGGGATTATCAGGAGGACAACAGCAACGTTTATGCATCGCTCGTGCCATTGCCATGGAACCAGAAGTCATTCTTATGGATGAACCGACATCAGCCTTAGATCCAATTGCTACTCAAAAAGTTGAAGAGTTAATTCAACAATTAAAAGAAAAATACACAATTGTTATTGTCACTCACTCAATGCAACAAGCCGCACGTATCTCGGACAAAACGGCATTCTTCTTAATGGGAGAGCTCATTGAATTTGATGATACAGATAAAATATTCACTAATCCAAAAGATAAGCGAACAGAGGACTATATTACCGGTAGATTCGGATAG